DNA sequence from the Brevundimonas sp. NIBR10 genome:
GCGGGAGGTGCATCACCCCGCCGTGGATCCGTTGCAGGTCAGGGAGCTGAAGCGAAGGAAGCTCCGGCTCAAGGAGGAAATCACCAGTCTCGAGGCCCGGGCAGGTTAGCCGGGGCCACCCGCGTCGAATGAATGGACGGCCCCGGTGGAGACACCGGGGCCGTTGCCATTTTCAGTCTAGTTACGCGTACCGAACACCGAGGCCGCCGTCGGCTCGGCGGTGCGGCGCTCGGCAGCCTCGGGGACGAACTCGGGCTCGGCGGGTTCGGCCTCGACGGGCTGGATCGTGTCGCCGCCCTTTTTGGCGTCGTCCTTGTTCTTCTTGGCGGCGGCCTTGGAGACCAGGTCGTCGAGCGCCAGCTGGCCG
Encoded proteins:
- a CDS encoding DUF465 domain-containing protein, whose protein sequence is MTIEARIRELGNRHRLLDETIQREVHHPAVDPLQVRELKRRKLRLKEEITSLEARAG